The window CTGGGGACGGGCATCCTGGATGCGGACCAGGCCGCGCTGGTCGTGCGCCGTCTCGTCTCCCCCGAGCTCTCGTCCGGCTACGGTCTGCGGACGATGTCCACGGACTCCGCCGGCTACTGGCCGCTCAGCTACCACGGCGGCAGCGTGTGGGCGCACGACACGGCCATCGTCGTACGCGGCCTCGCGCACGACGGATTCCGCGAGGAGGCCGCCGTGCTGTCCGACGGGCTGCTCGCAGCCGCCGCCGGCTTCGGCTACCGGATGCCGGAGCTGCACGCGGGAGACGGCGCGGACGAGACGACGTCGCCCATCCCCTACCCCGCGGCGTGCCGCCCGCAGGCGTGGTCCGCCGCGGCGGCGGTGGCCGTGCTCGGCGCGCAGCTGGGGCTCCGGCCGGACGCAGCGGCGGGCGTGCTCGAGGTGGATGCGGACACGGCCGCGGGCGGGATGCGGGTGAGCGGGTTGCGGTTCGCGGGCGAGAGCCGCGACATCACGGTCTGACGCGTCGGCCCGGCCCAGTCGGCTCCTACAGCTGCGCCATGATTTGGCGCGCGATGATGCGTCCCGCGCGGTTGGCCCCGATCGTGGACGCCTGCGGCCCATACCCGGCGAGGAATATGCGCGGGTCCTGCCAGGAGGCGCCGGACGCGACGGTCAGTCCGCCCGACTTCTCCCGCAGCCGAAGCGGCGCCAGATGACGCAACTCCGGACGGAAGCCGGTCGCCCAGATGATCGCGTCCGCCTGCGTAAACGAGCCGTCCGGCCAGCGGACGCCGTCCTCCTCGATCCGGGTGAACATCTCCCGCTCGATCAGCACACCGCGCTCGATGCCCGCGGCGATGCGTCGCGTCCGCGGCACGCCCGTGCCGCTCACGATCGACGGGAGCGCCTGTCCGGCCCGGGCTGCGGCGTCCTGCATCGCGACGGCCGCGACGCCGCCCTCGATCGTCAGCTCGGACTCGTCCCGGAAGTCGACGGGCCGCCGGGTCGCCCAGGTCAGCGAGGACGCGATGCCCTCGAGCTCGAGCAGGAACCCGATCGCGCTCGTGCCGCCGCCGACCACCACGACGGACTGCCCGGCGAACTCGTCCGCCGACAGATAGCTCGACGTGTGCACGTGCCGGCCGCGGAAGTCGTTCATGCCCGGGTAGTACGGCACGAACGGCGCACCCCAGGTGCCTGTCGCGTTCACGACGATGCGCGTGCCCGTCTCGCCCGCCGTGTGCTGGACGACGAGGTCGGCGCCGCGGTCGAACACGCTCGTGACGGTCACCGGGCGCTGCACATCCAGCCCGAAGTATTCCTCGTAGCGGCGGTAGTAGCCGGCCACGATGTCGCGGGCCGGAAGGGATCGGTCCGCCGTGTCGAAGCTGAGCCCCAGCTCCGACATCCCGGGGAGGTCGTTCACGTGGTGGGCGCTGCCGAGCTTGAGCGCATCCCACCGGTGCTGCCACGCTCCCCCGGTACGCGGACCCCGGTCGTAGACGATGAAGTCGACCCCGGGAGTCAGCTCGAACCGCCTCAGGTAATACGCCACGGCGAGGCCGGCCTGGCCTGCGCCGATCACCACCACCTGGGTGTCGGTCCTGGTCGTGCTCACGCGCTCATCCCACCACTTCTCGCTGTGCGGCGACTCGGGGTGCCATGAGGGCCGCATGCTAAACTCGATGCTAGTTTTCACTGTTCTTATTCGATCCCCGGCGAGTCTCTCGTGCGGGCTGGGACCAAAAGGGGGTCACGCATGGGGCGCGGCCGTCAGAAGGCGAAGCACACCAAGATCGCTCGCCAGTTGAAGTCGTTCAGTCCTTCCGTGAATTACGACGCCCTGGAGCGTGAGCTGACCGGTCATTCCCACAGCGAAGACGACCAGTACGCCAAGTGGGCGGAGTACGAATCCGACGAGGAGACCGAGTCGGAGGACGAGTACGAGTACGACGACGAAGACGAGGAGACGGGCACCCCGAAGCGCGCGTAGCGCCGCCCTTCGCTCCTGAGCCAGCCCTCCCCAGAGCCAGGCCCGCCGGGTCGTCAGCGATCCGGCACCCCGAAAAGCTGTCACCGTCGGGACGTGACGTTCGTCATGCCCGCGCTTCACGCATCCCCACCGCGCGCACGAGGCCGAGCACACCCAGGATGCCGCCCGCGGTGAGCAGGATGCCCCCGGCGAGCATGGCCAGGTCCTGTGCGGTGCTCGCCGTCGCGGGCGCACCGTCGGTGGGGTCGTCCGGCGGCAGCGCCGAGGACGCACCGGGCAGGGCGCCCGCCCGGTTCGCCCCGTTGCCCGCCGCCGGCACCGCGGCCGGCACCGCAGGGAGGCGGACGGTGGCCGACGCTCTGGTGACGGCGGTGGATGCGCGCTGCAGCAGCACGAAGAAGGTCGCGGCGGGCGATCCTGCGGGGCGCGGCGGCAGGTCGACGCGGACCGTCGCGGTGGTCTGCCCCTCGTCGAGCGCGACGGTCGTCGCCAGGGGCGAATAGTCCGCTCCGGCGGCGGCCGTGCCGTCGGCGGTCATCAGGTCGGCCGACGCCGTGCCCTCCGCGGAGGCGCGTGCGACGGTGACCAGCACACTGCTGCTCCCGGTCACGACCGATCCTACCGCGACCTCGAGCGGCGCGCTCGGAGCTGTCGCGGTGACGGTCGCGCTGCCGCCGGAAGGGAGGAGCCCCGAGCCGTCGGCCGGGAGGTAGGTCGCGGTCACCGTGTGAGCGCCCGCGGCCGCCACCGGAAGGTCCGCCCGGGCGACGCCCGAGGTGGAGACGGGAGCGGTCACCGCTGGGCCGCCGTCCAGGGCGAACGCGATCGCGCCCGTGGAGGGCGGCGCGAGCAGCATCCGCGTCACGGCGGCGGAGACGGAGACCGTGTCGCCCGCGCTGATCCGTTCCGGCGCGCTGACCGCGACCGCAGTGGCCGCCGTGCAGGCGGGAGCGCCGTCGAAGCGCACCGCAGTGGCGCCGAGGCGCCAGGCGAGGTCCGGTTCGGCGGCCGAGTCGAGGGTGAGCAGCCAGACGCCGTGGTGCTCCCCCGGCGCGAAGGTGGAGGGCTGGCCGCGGTCCGCGGTGCCCGCGGTGAGGTCGTTCGTCCCGGATGCGGCGGGCACGGTCACGGGGCTGGCCGCGGTCGAGCGATACCCGAGCACGACCGTGCGGGACGAGACGGCGCCGAGCGGCGCATCCTGCACGCAGTCGACCAACGGCACGAGCGCATCCGCAGGCCCGGCGGCGGACGCAGGCGCCGGTGACGGCGCCGATGGCGCAGGGGTCGCGGGTGGAGGGGACGCGGGGAGCCCGGCCGCCGCAGCGGGCGCCGCTCCCAGCAGCGCACCGACAGCCGCGAGTGCCACCGCACCCGCCATGCGAAGGCTGGCGTGCGGTCGGCTCACACGCGCCACTCTAGCGGCAGGCGCGGGCGGGGCGCTCCGACCAAAAAGGGTGACGCGGGCTCAGGCGGCGTAGCCGCCGACGAGGCGCACCGCGCCGCCGTCGACGCCCTTGGCGCCCTGCTCGAAGCCGGTGAGGTCGCGGGCGCCCGTGGACACCGTCCCGGCACGCCAGGTGGGAATGCCGTCGGCGGTGAGCGCGGCCGCGACCGCCTCGGCCGCCTCCGGAGCGACGACGGCGAACATGCCGATGCCGAGGTTCCAGGTGCCCTCGCTCGACTCCAGGCTGCTGCCCGCCAGGTCGCTCAGAATGCGGAACACCGGCGTGGGCGACCAGGTCGAGCGGTCGACCTCCACCCACGACCCGACCGGGAGCACCCGCGCGAGGTTCGCGGCGATGCCGCCGCCGGTGACGTGACTGAGGGAGTGGATCGCTCCGCCGAGGGACGCATCCTGCATCACCCGCAGCAGCGGTCCCGTGTAGAGCCGGGTCGGCTCCAGCAGCGCCTCGCCCACGACGCCGCCGAACTCCTCGG is drawn from Leifsonia shinshuensis and contains these coding sequences:
- a CDS encoding NAD(P)-binding domain-containing protein, coding for MSTTRTDTQVVVIGAGQAGLAVAYYLRRFELTPGVDFIVYDRGPRTGGAWQHRWDALKLGSAHHVNDLPGMSELGLSFDTADRSLPARDIVAGYYRRYEEYFGLDVQRPVTVTSVFDRGADLVVQHTAGETGTRIVVNATGTWGAPFVPYYPGMNDFRGRHVHTSSYLSADEFAGQSVVVVGGGTSAIGFLLELEGIASSLTWATRRPVDFRDESELTIEGGVAAVAMQDAAARAGQALPSIVSGTGVPRTRRIAAGIERGVLIEREMFTRIEEDGVRWPDGSFTQADAIIWATGFRPELRHLAPLRLREKSGGLTVASGASWQDPRIFLAGYGPQASTIGANRAGRIIARQIMAQL
- a CDS encoding DUF3073 domain-containing protein, which translates into the protein MGRGRQKAKHTKIARQLKSFSPSVNYDALERELTGHSHSEDDQYAKWAEYESDEETESEDEYEYDDEDEETGTPKRA
- a CDS encoding Calx-beta domain-containing protein, giving the protein MSRPHASLRMAGAVALAAVGALLGAAPAAAAGLPASPPPATPAPSAPSPAPASAAGPADALVPLVDCVQDAPLGAVSSRTVVLGYRSTAASPVTVPAASGTNDLTAGTADRGQPSTFAPGEHHGVWLLTLDSAAEPDLAWRLGATAVRFDGAPACTAATAVAVSAPERISAGDTVSVSAAVTRMLLAPPSTGAIAFALDGGPAVTAPVSTSGVARADLPVAAAGAHTVTATYLPADGSGLLPSGGSATVTATAPSAPLEVAVGSVVTGSSSVLVTVARASAEGTASADLMTADGTAAAGADYSPLATTVALDEGQTTATVRVDLPPRPAGSPAATFFVLLQRASTAVTRASATVRLPAVPAAVPAAGNGANRAGALPGASSALPPDDPTDGAPATASTAQDLAMLAGGILLTAGGILGVLGLVRAVGMREARA